The Enterobacteriaceae endosymbiont of Plateumaris sericea sequence AAATATAGAAATCTACTTCTAATCCTTCTATTTTACCTATCCAATTGATTTGCATGGTTTTAACTTTTTTAGGCCAACCATTTAATTTTTTTAATGAATTTAATAATTCTTCAGCATAATTAGTTATTTTAAGAAACCACTGAGAAATAGATTTTTTTGTTACAATACTATTACATCTCCAACAACAATTATTATGAACTTGTTCGTTTGCTAATACAGTTTGATCAATTGGACACCAATTTACAGATGAAATTTTTTTATAAACTAATCCATGATTATATAATTTTAAAAAAAACCATTGTTCCCAACGATAATAATTAGGATCACAAGTAGTTATTTCTCTATTCCAATCAAAACTAAAACCTAATAATTTTAATTGTTTTTTCATATAACTAATATTATTTTTAGTCCATATATTAGGTTTTACATTATTATTTATTGCTGCTATTTCAGCAGGTAATCCAAAAGCATCCCAACCAATAGGATGTAAAACATTTTTACCTAACATACGTTGATATCTAGCAATTACATCTCCAATAGTATAATTACGTACATGTCCCATATGTAATTTTCCTGAAGGATAAGGTAACATAGAAAGACAATAAAATTTTTTTTTATTTTTATCTTCAGTAACTTGAAATGTTTTATTTATTTCCCATTCTTTTTGTACATATGATTCTATTTCTTTAGGTAAATATTCTTTTTTCATATTTATATATACTTTTTATTTTTTTCTGCATAAAATTAATAATATTATTTATATTAGAATATAATATTTAAATAGTATTTATTATTTTAATATATATTTTTTAATTAAAATAATATTTATTTTATTTTTAAAACTTTGAAATTATTTAAAGAATACTTTTATTTAAATTATTTCGTTATATTAAATCTTAATAAATTTCTAATTAATTTTATTTTTTTTCATATCTATAAATAACAAACATTAACAAAATTATAATAAATTATAAACAATAAATTATTAATAATTTTAATTTAAAATAAAATTATAATAGAAATTATATTTATCAAATATAAAAATTATTTTTTTAAATTTAAATTAAATATATATTTTATATAAATATAATTAACTATAAGGATTAGAATATCCAAGTAAATTAAGTAATTTAATTTCTTCTAATTGCATTATTTTTTTTTCATTATCATAAAAATGATCAAATTTTAATAAATGTAAACTTGAATGTACAATCATATGAGCCCAGTATTCTTCTATTTTTTTATTATATATACAAGCTTCATATTCAATAATTTCTTTACATACAATAATATCTCCTAAAAGAAATTTTTTAGATAAATAATCTTCATAAGGAAAACATAAAACATTAGTTGTTTTATTAATATTTAAAAATTTTATATTAAGTTTTCGTATTATATTTTTTTCTACAATACAAATATTTATTATAAATTTTTTTTTATAACTATAAAAAATAGTATTTAACCAATTATATAAATTATTTTTTAAAGGTAAATTATTATTATTTTTACAATAATTATTATAATTTAATGTAATTTTTTTCATGTATTATTTATTAATAAATTTTAATTTAAAATTATCAATTTAAAATTATAAAAATAATTTTAAATTAATATTAATTATTATCACTTACAGAAATAAATTTACCATGTAAAGAATATAAATAAAAAGCAGTAATTTTTATATTAACTAATTTTCCAATATAATTATATTTATTTTGAAAAAAAACAACTCTATTATTTTCTGTTCTTCCAAAAAAAAATTGTTTATTTTGAGGAGATATTCCTTCTACTAAAATAGTTTGTATAGTATTTAACATTTTTTTACTAAATTTTATTGTTTGTTGTTTAATATAATATTGTAATATATATAATCTTTGTTTTTTTTCATATTCACTAATATTATTATTATTTAATCTGTTTGCAGGAGTTCCAGGTCTAGGAGAATAT is a genomic window containing:
- the ybeY gene encoding rRNA maturation RNase YbeY gives rise to the protein MKKITLNYNNYCKNNNNLPLKNNLYNWLNTIFYSYKKKFIINICIVEKNIIRKLNIKFLNINKTTNVLCFPYEDYLSKKFLLGDIIVCKEIIEYEACIYNKKIEEYWAHMIVHSSLHLLKFDHFYDNEKKIMQLEEIKLLNLLGYSNPYS